In the Sarcophilus harrisii chromosome 3, mSarHar1.11, whole genome shotgun sequence genome, one interval contains:
- the STOML3 gene encoding stomatin-like protein 3 yields MDSGVSSPEKQDKENLIDAHSKTIGACGWFLVSLSFLLMIMTFPFSIWMCLKIVKEYERAVVFRLGRIQAKKAKGPGLILVLPCVDVFVKVDLRTVTCNIPPQEILTRDSVTTQVDGVVYYRIHSAVSAVANVTDVHQATFLLAQTTLRNVLGTQTLSQILAGREVIAHSIQTILDDATELWGIQVARVEIKDVRIPLQLQRSMAAEAEATREARAKVLAAEGEMNASKSLKSASMVLSESPVALQLRYLQTLATVATEKNSTIVFPLPMNILEGIGNVSQNDHNKKIER; encoded by the exons ATGCCCACAGTAAAACCATTGGGGCTTGTGGATGGTTCCtggtttccctttctttcctgttGATGATCAtgacctttcctttctccatatgGATGTGCTTAAAG ATTGTTAAAGAGTATGAGCGAGCTGTTGTGTTCCGACTTGGACGAATccaagcaaaaaaagcaaaaggaccAG GTCTGATCCTGGTGCTACCATGTGTAGATGTTTTTGTCAAAGTTGATCTCCGAACTGTTACCTGCAACATCCCCCCACAAGAG ATCCTCACCAGAGATTCTGTAACTACCCAAGTGGATGGAGTAGTCTACTACCGAATCCACAGTGCTGTTTCTGCTGTGGCTAATGTCACTGATGTTCACCAGGCCACCTTCTTACTAGCCCAGACCACTTTGAGGAATGTCTTAGGGACACAAACTTTGTCCCAGATCTTAGCTGGCAGAGAAGTCATTGCTCATAGCATCCAA ACAATACTTGATGATGCTACTGAGCTGTGGGGTATCCAAGTGGCCCGAGTGGAAATAAAGGATGTCCGGATCCCCTTGCAGTTGCAAAGGTCAATGGCAGCAGAAGCTGAGGCCACCCGGGAGGCTAGAGCCAAG GTGCTGGCAGCAGAAGGAGAGATGAATGCTTCTAAATCACTGAAGTCAGCCTCCATGGTACTGTCTGAATCTCCTGTAGCTCTTCAGCTGCGCTATCTGCAAACTTTAGCTACTGTGGCAACAGAGAAGAATTCCACCATTGTCTTCCCTCTGCCCATGAATATACTAGAAGGCATAGGCAATGTCAGCCAAAATGATcataacaaaaaaatagaaagatag